The DNA region TCACTTCCAGGAGACCGGAAGCGATCAAGTCATCCATGAATTGCTCGAACATGGGGAGATCCAGTTGCTGTTTGGCATCCGACAAGGCGACGGCCGGATTGGGGTGAACTTCCAGCATGATGCCGTCCGCTCCGGCGGCCAACGCCGCCTTGGCACAGGGAAGCAAAATGTCCCGTCGCCCGGTGGAGTGGGAAATGTCCACGAAGACGGGGAGATGGGTTTCGTTTTTCAATATGGGAACCGCCGAAATGTCCAGCGTGTTCCGGGTCCATTTCTCATACGTGCGAATGCCCCGTTCGCAGAGCATCACCCGGTCATTGCCGCGGGACATGATGTACTCGGCCGCATAGAGGAACTCCTCCAGCGTCGCGGCCAACCCCCTCTTCAGCAAGACGGGAATCCCGGATGATCCGGCCGCTTTCAGCAGTTCAAAGTTTTGCATGTTGCGGGCGCCGATCTGAATGATGTCCACGTACTTTTCGGCCATGGAAATATGGGCCGGATCCACGATTTCGCTGACCACCTTGAGACCGAACGCATCCGCCGCCCGTCGCAAAATGATCAGACCTTCTTCTCCCAGTCCCTGAAAATCGTAGGGAGAGGTGCGCGGCTTGAAAGCGCCGCCGCGCATGATCCGGATCCCCCGATCCCGGAGCACCCGGGCCACCGCGAATACCTGTTCCTCCGATTCAACGGAACAGGGACCGGCGATCACCAGTCCCGGAGGTTCTCCGATGCGGACATCCTCCAAGCGGATCACCGTTCCCCGCTCGTTCCGCTTGCGGCTGACCAGGAGTTCCCGCTGATCGGCATGGGTAATGAGATCCAGCGAAGCCTTGAAAATCTGCTTGAACAGATGACGCACCGTCTCGTCGGAGAAAGGGCCTTCATTGTGCTTCACCAGTCGGGCCAGCATTTCTTTCTCCCGTTCGGGATCGAATTTGTCGGTTCCCTGCCGCTTTTTGATTTCCCCGATTTCCTGTACCAATCCGGCGCGTTCGTTCAAAAGGCGCAGCAGGCGCAGATTGATGTCGTCCAGTTGTTTTCTGAGCTCTTCCAGCTTTCTGTCACTCACTCGACTGTCTCCTCTCGGCTCAACCCGTTGCGGGACCGGATGTCCCGAACATTGGATTCTTTTCGTCCGATCATGCTGATGTTCCGCCCTTTCATTTCGTCGCCAAGCGCACGGCTTCCCTCAGAGCGTCGGCCGTCACGTTCCAATGGGATGCATGCCACGTCACCCGGCCGTCCTTGACCAGAATGGATTGCGGAGACTCATGCTTCACCTGCAAGCGCTCCGCAATTTCATTGGAAACGGGTCGTTGCTCAATCACTTTGACATAAGCGATTCGCACCTTCCGGGCATCATCCGTCCGCGCGAAACGTTGAAGCTCCTCCATGGCGGCGGCGCTCACGGGACAGGCGGTGCTGTGTTTGAACAGGAGAACCGGACGCTCCGAAGCGTCCGTCAACAGCTCATTCAGCTCTCCGGAACCGGTCAGCTCCCGGATGGTCTCCATGTCGTCCTTCACGCTCCTTCCCGCATGTGTCTTTGTCTTTTCGGGATCAGGCTTCGGGCTCCCGGCGGATGTTCAATTCAATGTAGGACGAGCGCTTTTCCCCGCTTTGCTCGTTTTCGCCCGTTCCTTTGCCGCTGTCTTCGCCTCCGGAGCCGGGCGGCGGAAGGGGAATTCCGGCCCAATGGGTCTCCGGTTCCTTTTCTTCTTCCGGCTTGTCCAGGAGAACCCCGGCCTGGCTTTTCACCACTTCCAAAAGCTCTTTCCCTTTCTCCCGCGCCTTGTCCAGGTCAATGCCCAGTTCTTCCCGGAGTTCGCGTCCCGGTCTGGGGGCCGTCAGGAGAGCCACCGCCGCCCCGACAATGCCACCGATCAATGCTCCGGCGAAAAACGCCCTGCCTTTACCCATCCCATACCACTCCCCTTCGGTTCAATCTCATGACCGCTTCCGGGATCGCCGACGTCGTGCACGCCCGGGCGCTGACGTTCCGGGTTGATCACCCGCGGGCAACCGAAACGCCGGCTTCCTTCTTGACAAGTTTTTCATAACATCCCGTCGGTTATCCCTTGCGAAGTTTGTGGATCAGTTCAACTCCGGCACCGACCAGCGCAACCACATTGCCGAGTCGTTTCCGGTTGGCCTCGGCCGCTTGGGAGATTCCCTTCACGACTTCGCCCAGGCTTTGCCCAAGCTCATCGGCAGATCGAAGCAGTCGGTCCGCCTGTTGTGTTTTTTCCCGAAGTTCTCCCACGAAATGCCTGGTTTCCTGCAAGGTTTTCACGGATTCTTCCAGCGCGTCTTCCGCTTTCTCGCCGAGATCCCGCAGAGTCCGGTCAAAGGTGGCCGCCGTTTTCGAAAAGATGAGAAGGGTCCTGATGAAAAAAACGGTTCCGACGAGGATCGCCACCGCAATGGCAGCCACGCTGATTTCAATGATCAATATTTGCCCCTCCCTTGTTTTTGCGGCATGCACCCGCTCTGTAGAGAGATGCGCGGATTCCTCCATCCGAATGATGCCCCGGATGCCGGTTCCCGCGCACCGTGATCGGCCGGCTTGTCCCGTCGGCGAACCTCCTCCCGGGTTCATCCTCCTTCCCGGCGGGGTCGCCTGTTTCCGTGACTCCATTGTACTTCACCCGGCACGTGCCGAAAAGGGAAAGTGCCGCGGGAATGTTGAAAAATCCGTCACAGCCGGCGAAGAATTGCTCGTACACGAAAAAGATCCTGACGGAAATGCTTCTTAGAAATGAATGCATATTCACACGAACAAAACCTCTTTCGATTAGTCACAATTTTCAGCTTCTGGAAGTCATGATGACCACGGAGTATAATATACAGGGAATCCAACCATGCAGATCCGAGGTGAACAACATGAAGCCCAGATCCGTCGTAGTCATGAAAGGCGATCAAACCGGACAGGAACTTCTCGAAGAAGCCCTTCGCGTTCTGGATCCCGGTGTCATCGGTTTTGAGATAGACTTTCAAACTTTTGATTTAAGTCTTGAAAATCGGCGCAAAACCAACAACGAGGTGGTTTACGAAGCGGCCCGCGCGATGAAACGCACCGGTTTCGGACTGAAAGCGGCCACCATCACCCCGGAAGAAAAAGGGGACGTGGGCAGCCCCAACGCCATCTTGCGCAAAGAGATCGACGGAAAGGTCATCATCCGCACCGGCCGGCGCATCCCGGGCGTCCGTCCCGTGGCGGGAACGTTTGCCCCGATTTCCGTCATCCGCATGGCCGTCGGCGATGCCTACGGAGCCAAGGAATGGCGCGAGGGAGAAGGCCTGGACGAAGTGGCTTACCGGACCGAAAAAATCGACCGGAAAACCTGCCGCGCCGTGGCCGAATTCGCCTTCCGTCATGCCAGAAAAACCAATGCCAAGGTGTTCGGAGGCCCGAAGTACACCGTCAGCCCGGTCTATGAAGGAATGCTGAAAGAAGAAATGGATGCCGCCAGCAAACGGTATCCCGAAGTTCGTTATGAGCCGCAGCTCATCGACGCGACTTACGCTCTCTTGATCAACAGCACCGGTGAGCCGCTGGTGATTCCCGCCCTGAACCGCGACGGCGACTGCCTGAGCGACCTGGTACTGCAGCTGTTCGGCTCCATTGCCGGCTCCGAATCGATCCTGATGAGCTTCGACGAAGATTTCAACACCAACGTGGTGATGGCCGAGGCACCGCACGGCACCGCTCCGGCCCTGTACGGCAAGAACGTGGCCAACCCGATGGCAATGATCCTTGCAGGCGCTTCCCTGCTGACGTATTTCAATGATCCGAAAGCCTCCGCCGCTTCCCGCGCCATCTACGAATCCGTGATCGAAGCCGTCCGGGAAGGCATTCGCACGGCAGATCTGGGTGGCAGCGCAAGCACCGACGAATTCACCAACGAAGTCATCCGCAAGGTGCAAACCAAGCTGGAAGTGTGGACCACGCTCCAAGGATTCTGAGCCTTCCATGCCGCGGCTCCCCCGATTTACCGGGGGAGCCCCTTCATTTACAATGAGATGAGTGCCGTTCGGAGAAACCATACGCATCATGTGGAGGCTCGCAAAGATATGAACATCCTTGTCAAACGCTTGATCATCTATGTGTCGGGGCTGGTGTTGGTGGCTCTCGGCATCGCCCTGGCCATTCGCGCAGGCATCGGGACCGGGGCATGGGACGCGCTCAATGTGGGACTGGAAAAAAACGTGGGACTCACCGTCGGTTCCTGGGTCATTCTCGTGGGTGTGATCATGGTGCTGATCAATGCCTTGTGGATGTGGACCAAACCGGAATTTTCCTCTTTAATCGCCGTCTTGATCATCGGCCCGTTTGCCGATGCCTGGCTGTGGCTGATCTCCGTTGAACCCCGCCACTTTCTTGCGCAGTTGCTGTTGTTCCTGGCGGGGCTGTGCTCCACCGCCCTGGGACTGGCCGTCTATCTGCAGGCCGGGTTGACCCCCACTCCCCTGGACCGGTTCATGTACGTGATTTCCGCCAAGACCGGGCTCAGTCTCGGCGCTTCCAAAACCCTTGCCGAATGCCTGGCTCTGGTGTTGGCCTGGTCGCTGGACGGTCCCATCGGTCTCGGCACGTTGTTGCTCACGTTTCTGGTGGGCCCTCTGCTCCAGTTCTTCATGTCCGTCGTTCCCCTCCGGCCGGACGACGCCAAACCGTCCCGATGAAAAGGTCCGCCGTCTTTTGGCGGCACAAGGAGGAAACCCGTCCCGTCCCGCCCCGATCGTTCCCGCTTGCCCTCCCCGGCATGGCGGGACGTTTTTTTTTGCATGTTTTCCGCACACGGAACATTCAAACAAAAAACACCCGGAACTCCGGGTGTCCCGAGCCGGGGGATTCATGCAACCCCCGCCTCACTTTTTTCTCGGTAGTTTTCTTTTTCCTTTCAGGATGTCCATGCCCATTGTGGGGTCCGCTTGCACCCTTTTGGCGAACTGTTGCAGCTCTTCCATCTCCACATCGGCCTGCGTCACCTTCATCAGATATTGAAGAACGGCTTCCATTCCGCCTTTCTCGTGCGCCTGGCGAGCCCCGTGCAGGATCTTCTCCATCTTTTCCTCCGTGAGCACTTTTCCACCCATGATCGTGTTGATCATCTGAACCAAATCTTTGATGGAAATCCCTTGGCCCAAAACGACCCCTCCTTTTTCGACTCATTTTCCACTATATGGGGAGCGATGCACGGAGGGAACACGGAAAACCGCCCAAGCCGAAATTGGATGAATACCCGTTTTGGCGGACCCGGGTAAAAGCCTTTACCATTCGCGGGTACAGGACATAGAGTGAACTAGCTGCCGATGAGGAATTGCCGCCTGCCCCATGGCCTGCGGCGAGAAATCATCCGGCAATCCAACAGCAAGGAGGGGTTCGGGTGAGCGGTTACGGAGGCTATGGATTCGGATTCGGCTGGAGACAACTGCTGATCTTCCTGCTGGTCATTGCCACCATCTTCGTCTTTGTGGGCGGAGGATTCGGCAGAGGAAGATACTGCTGAGCACTCCCGCAAGGATGACCTGAACTTCCCGAGGAGGGCCGGCTGCGGCAAATGATGACGGACATCTTTCCGATTACCCCTGAGAGGAGGTGAGATCATGAGCTACGGATACGGCGGTTTCGGCTGGAGACAACTGCTGATCTATCTGCTGGTCATCGCCACCATCTTCGTCTTTGCAACCGGCTGGCTGGGCTACGGCGGTTACAAATGCTGAGCCCGGAAAACCAAACGAATGCGAGGTGAAATCATGGGCTACTACGGAGGATATGGATTCGGCTGGAGACAGCTCCTGATCTTCCTGCTGGTCATCGCCACCATTTTCGTGTTCGCTTGCGGATGGACCGGCTACGGCGGAGGTTACAAGTGCTGAGTTCCGAAAAAGCACTGTGAGGTGAAAACATGGGCTACTACGGAGGCTATGGATTCGGTTGGAGGCAACTCTTGATCTTCCTGCTGGTCATCGCCACCATTTTCGTGTTCGCCTGCGGATGGACCGGCTACGGAAAATACTGACCAATCCATGCTGATTCGCGAATTGCCCAGACAAAACCATCGGTCCCAATTCCGGGATCGCCCCGGTAAGTCCCGCTCTCGTCTTGCCCCGCCGGGGGCTTTTTGTTTTTTCACAAACAAAAAAACCGCACCGGTACGAAGCCCGGACGGTCACCCGGAGAACGAGGGTCACTCGGCGGTTCCGCCGGAATGAATGTTCAAACGGGGCTGCTCTTTCTTGAGCAGACTGATCAACATGCGCATTTCTTCGAGCAACACCAGTTCCACCACTTGCTGATTCTTCCGGAGCTTCCTGTTCTCATCCATCAGTTGGCGGAGTTGCCGCCGGGTTTCTTCAAGCTGTTCTTCGATCCTGTCCAATCGCTGCTCGGACATTCGTGATGCAAAAAGACGGTCGGACAACACGCCGCACCTCTTTTCATTCAGACTTCGTCCTTATTGTATGCAAGCTGCTTGTCCCCGGTATCGATGACCGCCCCCGTCCGTTCATCTTCGATCCGAATGTCCCAAGGCGATTCCTCGTTGCGGATCGACCGGATCAACTGCAACAAGTCCGCATATTTCTTCTTCACTTCCGTCTCATACCAGTCGTAGGAGCTCTTCTCCTCACGCAGACGACGGTTCTCTTTCCGGGCCCGCTCCAATTCCCGCTCGCGGGCGGACAGTTCTTCCGACAATCGGCCGACGGCCTTTTTCAGTTCCGTCCAATCCTCGCGGGCTTGCCTCATCCATTGGATCACCTGCGGAAATGCATCGGAGGTCAGCATCCTGGATTTGCGGAGCTGCCGGAACACCCGCTTTTTTTTGGCCTCCGCATAAGAGTCGGGATCCTGTCTCCTGAGAACGGCATTCCATCGAAAACCGCAGGCCCCCGGAGTCCTTCCCAGCTTTTTGCCCACCTTCTCGAAGGCTTCGATCTGGGTCCCGCCCTCCATGATCGCTTGCAAGACCTCTTCCCTGAGCAACCGGTCTTCCTCGGGAGTCCACCTTCTTCCTCTCATCCCACTGTCACTCCTTTCCGGCCAGTCTGCACCCGCAGGAAGGGATTCCTATGATTTTTATATAGTCACGAACATTGTCCAATATGTTCCTTGACACTGAAAAAGAAAAAACAAAAAAGACCAGGAGCTCCTGGTCGCAATGAAAGTGGGTCAAGATAAAGGAGTTGAAGAAGCGTGGTAGCGTAAGCAAGAAAATCTTCCTCACTTACACGACCCATTGTACCATGCTTCCCGAATTTTGTCGATATTTTGCAAAGAATCCGCATCCGTTTTTTCTCAGATCACCCATCTTCTCCAGAAGAGGAAGGTCCCCGGTTCATCGATCTCTTTCAAGGCCTTGTGGAACTGGGCGCGGATCGCTTTGTTTCCGGGAGCCATCCGCATCGCCAACCGGAATTGGCGAACCGCCTCTTCATACCGTTTCATTTCCATGTACAGCTTGGCGCAGCGAATCCTGCACGCCGGATGTCCGTCACCGTACTGATCCGCCAATTCGAGATGGAGCATCGCTTGTCCCGGTTTTCCCGACAGCAGGTAGAATTCGGCCAGCAACGTGTGACTGACGGCATCCTTGGGATTGAGTTCCAGGCTCATGAACAGGAGGTTCCGGGCCAAATCGGTTGAATCGGTATGGGTCATGAGATAACGGGCATATTCGCGGAACGCCTTTGAAAATCCCGGATGATTCCGGCAAAGCGACCGGTAGGCAGCCTCCGCGGCGCTCAAATCGCCCCGTCCTTCCAGGATTTGAGCATGCAGGAGCTCCGCTTCCCTGTTGCCCGGTTCCAGCAACAGCGCCTCTTCCACCGCAGCCTGTGAACGCTTCCAATCATGCTTCTGAGCTTCCAGCAAGGCCAACAGCAAGTAATGTTCCACTTTCGGTTCTTTCCGGATCAATCGTTCGATCCGGTTCCGGTTTCGCCGGTAACTGCCGCTCATCCATCTCCGTTCTCCCGATCCCCATGCAAAATCGGCATCGATGATGGGACCCGCCAACGGATTCTCCCCCCCTTTGTCCGGTTTCGTCCGACCCGGCCGTTCCGTTCGGGGTTTATCCATTCCCGGGCAGCTCCATGCCGAGACTCATGCGAACCCGGGTTTGATAATCGGTTTCGTAATAATCCAGCTCTTCCCTGAGACATTCAAACGTCCTTGAAAGGGACAGCACGAGATCCCGAAGCTTTGTCGGCGGCGTCCGCCGGAATTTGATGGCCTCCTGGCCGGTATAACTGTATCGCCCGTCTTCTTCATACACTTCGTTCTTCGGGAAATAAAACGCATAGACACACGAATGCATGATTTCGCTCAACACTTTTTCCGCCCAGTCTTCCCGGAAACGGCTTCTTCTGAGGACCAGGGACGCCTTTTCCCGGGATGCTTCACAAAGCACGCTCAGAAGGCGAAGATCCCGAAGAAATTCACACAAATAGTTTTTTGTCTCTTCCCCCGCATCCTCCGCTTCCCGGAGCAGTTCGGGAACGGATACATGATTCAGAAAATGATCCAGTTCCCCGCACACCTGCTTCAGGCGGTCATGCGCAACCTTCAGAAGTTCTTTTGTCTGTTCTTTGGACATCGGTGACAAACCCCCCTCAGGAAAACCAGGTCCAGACACACACATTCACTTCCAGTATATCACAAGGATCCTATCATTTCCTCAAATGAATCCATATGATTCCTGCAAAACAAAACCGGCGGTCAGACCGGGAAGGTCTGACCGCCTTGAAGGAGCGCTATTGAACAGCGGAATGCTTGTCCGCCTTGTCCTGCCCGAAACCCGTCCATCACTCACGGAAGATCTTCGGGATGTTCAAGAACGCCTGCCCAGCAACAGGGCGTGATCCACTTTGATGCAACGATCCATGACGACGGTCAACCCGTGTTCTTTGGCATACCGAGCAGCTTCTTCATGGATCACGCCCAGCTGCATCCAGACACAGCCGGCTCCCACTTGCACCGCTTCCTCCACCACGGGCATCACGGTCTCACTGCGCCGGAACACATTCACAATGTCGATCTTCTCTTTGATCTCCGTGAGGGAAGCGTACGGTTTCTCCCCGAGCACGGGCCCTTTCAGATTGGGATTGACCGGAAAAATCCGGTAACCGGCCCGTTGCAACGCCTCGGCGATCAGGTAACTGGTCCTCTCCGGCTTGTCGGAACACCCCACCACCGCAATGTTCCGGGCCGATTTCAGAATGGCTGCCCTCTGTTCGTCCGACGGATTTTGGAACATGGTTTTCATCGGCTCCTTTCGGTCCCCGTTTTCAGATTCCATCTTCTCAGTTTGTGAACATTCAGCCGCGACACCCGTTTGACCGCCTCCAGAAGCCAGTGCGGCACCGCTCTCCCGCGAATCAAAGGATATACGGTCCGGTATCCGAGCGCCAGCCAATCCCAGCGCCGATCCCTCCCCGTCCCCAAAAATTCGGCCACGTCGACCACTTTGGCCCGGCCGTCCACAAGCAGGATGTTCCGAAGATGGATTCCCTTGGGGTTCAATCCGCATTGCCTGACATGCTCCCGGGCTTTCTCCACATCCCGCATCGCTTGCTCCGGAACGGGAATCCCTTTCTCCAGGCATTCGTGAAACGTGGGACCTTTTTCCCGGCTCAGCACGAGAAATCCCTCTCCCTGGCCGAGAAACCTGCAAAAGAAGGGAGAGTCCCCCAACCGTCGATACACTTCCGCTTCTTCCCTCACTTTGTGAAGCCGGTCCGGTCCGTAGATCTTGAACACGATACTTGGATCATGGACCGTCCCGATCACGGCGGCATCCGTGCCCCTGCCGACGAGAAAGTACCCGGGCGGCAGCGGTCCCACGCTCACTCTTCGATTGTCCGGATAGGTCCGGATGCGAATTTTCTGGATCGGAGGAGCGATGTTTTTCCATCTTTCCGCGAAATGTCGTCTCACCTGTTCATGGTTCATGAAATCTTCTCCATCCCGGAACAAAAATTGGGGTATGCTGGTGAAAGAATCCTGCAAACCGGAGGCGACCCGGATGCGACAAGCAAAACGGCATGCGCTGATCCTGGCTTCAGGCGATTTCTTTCTGCTGCTGATCTTTTCCTGGCTGGGCCGGATCACTCACCATCTTCCGGCCGATCTTCCTTCGGTGCTGAAGACGGCCTTCCCGTTCGTGGCGGCGTGGATTCCCGTGGCATGGTCTTTCCGCCTTTACCACGCTGCCTCCCGGGGGTGGAAGACGGCGATGTTTCGGACATTCGCCGCGGTGCTCATCACCGTTGGGCTCGGAGTCCAGTTGCGGGCCTGGATGCTGGGACGCCCGTTTGATGCGTTGTTTGCTTCCGTCACGTTCCTGACCCTGTGCCCTTTGTTTCTGATGTGGAGGATTCCGCTGGAACGCAAACGGCGACGGACGTGACGCAAAAAGAGCCGCCGGCCCCCGCGGGGGCCTCTCTCACCAAACCGCCTGCCCCGAAACCTCCTTTTTCCCTCCCGTCCGGTGAACGGGCCGTTTTTCGGCGTGACTCCATGCCCGCCCCGCTGTTCCATCTTCCTCTTTCCCCGTTTCTCTTCCGAAATAACGGAGAAAACATTCCATCGGCTCACGGGCGCGCAACCTCACATGGCCAACGCGCATGTTTTCCATCTTTATTTTAAAGGAAAACCATGATCCCAAAAACACTCGGGTTGAACTGTGCGGGAATCGTGGCCTCCGCCAGTCCCGTCCGCTCCGGACGAAACCCCTTGCGTCGGTTCGGCAGCTCCGGGAGATCGGCCAACGTCATGCTTCTTTGCAAGCCCTGATCGAAAACGGACTCAAATTCCCTTGAAACGGGCTCCGACTTGCTTTTGTCAAGGCACTCAAAAGCCCCCGGAACCCGTGTGACAAAGCCGGGGGCTGCTTCCGTTCACATCATTGCAATCTTTCATCCTCCGCTGACCCATTTTGCCTCTGACGTGATATACTCAGACCGATGCCGCCGTTTTGAGCTCGATTTCAACCCTTCTTTCGAGAGACGAAAATCTCACACAGTCAGGAGAGTGCGCATGTCCGAACAGATTCGTTTCCGGTCCCGCCATTTCACCAAAGATCAAATCCGGGAACTGGAAGACTGGATGAATGAGCATTTCCGGAAGGGATACGCCGTGGTCATGTTCGAAGAGACCGATTCCGGCCGGTTTGTCCAATTGGTCCGTGATCCCGGATACCGGATCCAAGCGCGGATTCGTTTCTTCTATCATGAAATGGAAGCGGACCTGGACCGATGGCTGGAGCAAAAAATCCCGGACGGTTGGAGCCATGACATCCGTACCGATCGCGAGGGATACTGGGTGTTGATCCAGCGTGAAACCGGCGAGGTCATGCTGCCCCCTTCCCGGATGCTGCTCGCCCAGATGGTGGAGCTGTGGTGGCTGTGGTTCCTCATGGCAGCCGTCTTCGGCATCCTCTACTTCACCACCGCATAATCAGCCGCAACCGAACCGGCCTCCCAAAGACGCCGGGGGGGTCCGTCCGCCGAACACCGGCCGTTTTCCGTCATCCCCCGGCTCCCGGCGCCGGCCCGGACCGTTCCGCGCCTGCGGAGTCAACGATCAAGTTTCCGTCCAATCCTTCCCTGACAAGGCTCCAGATCTCATCCATGCGCCCCGGCTTGGCCGCCACCAAGGAGACCGGTCCGTTCAGTCCCGGCGATCGGTCTGCGTCAACCCACCGCACTTCGGAGCCTGCTTCCATGGCCACCAAAAGTCCCGCAAACAGGTCCAGCCCTCCCGACCGATACACCACCACCGCATCCAGATCTCCGCGCGCCAACATGCACCAAGCGAGCGATGGCGCCCACAGCCGAAACACCCGTTTGCAACACTTGTCCAAATGATGCTTCAGGCGCATGCCCCGGGAATCATCCCGGACCTTGTATCCCTGCACCCAGGCAACGGTCGGCCATTTCCCTCCGCCTTCCTTCATTTTGAGCGGCACCCCGTTGCAAACCACCCCTTGTCCGCGGAGTGCGGTATACATCCGATCCATGTGGGGATCATACACGACGCCGAGCTCGGGTTCTCCTCCTTTGAGCAGGGAAATGCACACTCCGTGAAGCGGCAGGCCCACCGCATAGTTGTTCGTTCCGTCCAACGGATCGACCGCCCAGACCCATTCGCTGTCCGGCAGGCCCGCCGATCCGAACTCTTCCCCCACCACCCGGTGTTCCGGGAACATCTTCAAAATCCCGTCCACGATCAGGCGTTCCGCCGCCAGATCAACTTCCGTCACCACGTCTCCGTATTCATCCTTGAACCGGATTTCTTTTTCGCGAAGAAGCTCGTCCCTCGCCAGTTTTCCCGCTTCCCGGGCCAATTTTTCCGCAAGTTCCGCCGCTTGCCGGATCATGTCCGTCTCTCCCCCTGATTGTGAAAGATGTGTTCCCACATGATAAATGATTGGAAACATCTTGTAAATTCCCAAAAAAAACAAATCCCACATACCCCCTACGGGGCAGTGGGATGGAGGTTGAACAAGCGTCACGAAGCGGCTTGTTTGGCAGCCTCGTCGAATTCTTTTTCGATTTCCTCGGACGGCTTCCCGGTCAGCAGGCTGACCAGCACAATGGCAATCGTGCAGGCGATGAAGCCCGGAATGATCTCGTAAATGTCGTCGAACTTCACGGATCCGAGGAACGTGCCGTCCATTTGCTCCCAGGCGATCACGACGATCGATCCGATGACCATGCCGGCAAGCGCCCCCCATTTGGTCATGCGTTTCCAGAACAGGCTGAGGAGCACCACCGGACCGAAAGCGGCACCGAAACCGGCCCAGGCGTAACCGACCAAGTCGAGAATCGTTTTGTTCGGATTGAGCGCCAGATACATGGCGATCAGGGACACGCCGAGCACCGACAGACGGCCGGCGAGCACCAGCTCTTTGT from Staphylospora marina includes:
- a CDS encoding bifunctional 3-deoxy-7-phosphoheptulonate synthase/chorismate mutase, translating into MSDRKLEELRKQLDDINLRLLRLLNERAGLVQEIGEIKKRQGTDKFDPEREKEMLARLVKHNEGPFSDETVRHLFKQIFKASLDLITHADQRELLVSRKRNERGTVIRLEDVRIGEPPGLVIAGPCSVESEEQVFAVARVLRDRGIRIMRGGAFKPRTSPYDFQGLGEEGLIILRRAADAFGLKVVSEIVDPAHISMAEKYVDIIQIGARNMQNFELLKAAGSSGIPVLLKRGLAATLEEFLYAAEYIMSRGNDRVMLCERGIRTYEKWTRNTLDISAVPILKNETHLPVFVDISHSTGRRDILLPCAKAALAAGADGIMLEVHPNPAVALSDAKQQLDLPMFEQFMDDLIASGLLEVNLPVRK
- the ytxJ gene encoding bacillithiol system redox-active protein YtxJ is translated as METIRELTGSGELNELLTDASERPVLLFKHSTACPVSAAAMEELQRFARTDDARKVRIAYVKVIEQRPVSNEIAERLQVKHESPQSILVKDGRVTWHASHWNVTADALREAVRLATK
- a CDS encoding YtxH domain-containing protein; translation: MGKGRAFFAGALIGGIVGAAVALLTAPRPGRELREELGIDLDKAREKGKELLEVVKSQAGVLLDKPEEEKEPETHWAGIPLPPPGSGGEDSGKGTGENEQSGEKRSSYIELNIRREPEA
- a CDS encoding DUF948 domain-containing protein, yielding MIIEISVAAIAVAILVGTVFFIRTLLIFSKTAATFDRTLRDLGEKAEDALEESVKTLQETRHFVGELREKTQQADRLLRSADELGQSLGEVVKGISQAAEANRKRLGNVVALVGAGVELIHKLRKG
- a CDS encoding isocitrate/isopropylmalate family dehydrogenase; protein product: MKPRSVVVMKGDQTGQELLEEALRVLDPGVIGFEIDFQTFDLSLENRRKTNNEVVYEAARAMKRTGFGLKAATITPEEKGDVGSPNAILRKEIDGKVIIRTGRRIPGVRPVAGTFAPISVIRMAVGDAYGAKEWREGEGLDEVAYRTEKIDRKTCRAVAEFAFRHARKTNAKVFGGPKYTVSPVYEGMLKEEMDAASKRYPEVRYEPQLIDATYALLINSTGEPLVIPALNRDGDCLSDLVLQLFGSIAGSESILMSFDEDFNTNVVMAEAPHGTAPALYGKNVANPMAMILAGASLLTYFNDPKASAASRAIYESVIEAVREGIRTADLGGSASTDEFTNEVIRKVQTKLEVWTTLQGF
- a CDS encoding YczE/YyaS/YitT family protein; its protein translation is MNILVKRLIIYVSGLVLVALGIALAIRAGIGTGAWDALNVGLEKNVGLTVGSWVILVGVIMVLINALWMWTKPEFSSLIAVLIIGPFADAWLWLISVEPRHFLAQLLLFLAGLCSTALGLAVYLQAGLTPTPLDRFMYVISAKTGLSLGASKTLAECLALVLAWSLDGPIGLGTLLLTFLVGPLLQFFMSVVPLRPDDAKPSR
- a CDS encoding tetratricopeptide repeat protein; this translates as MAGPIIDADFAWGSGERRWMSGSYRRNRNRIERLIRKEPKVEHYLLLALLEAQKHDWKRSQAAVEEALLLEPGNREAELLHAQILEGRGDLSAAEAAYRSLCRNHPGFSKAFREYARYLMTHTDSTDLARNLLFMSLELNPKDAVSHTLLAEFYLLSGKPGQAMLHLELADQYGDGHPACRIRCAKLYMEMKRYEEAVRQFRLAMRMAPGNKAIRAQFHKALKEIDEPGTFLFWRRWVI
- a CDS encoding DUF3907 family protein encodes the protein MSKEQTKELLKVAHDRLKQVCGELDHFLNHVSVPELLREAEDAGEETKNYLCEFLRDLRLLSVLCEASREKASLVLRRSRFREDWAEKVLSEIMHSCVYAFYFPKNEVYEEDGRYSYTGQEAIKFRRTPPTKLRDLVLSLSRTFECLREELDYYETDYQTRVRMSLGMELPGNG
- a CDS encoding CoA-binding protein, with product MFQNPSDEQRAAILKSARNIAVVGCSDKPERTSYLIAEALQRAGYRIFPVNPNLKGPVLGEKPYASLTEIKEKIDIVNVFRRSETVMPVVEEAVQVGAGCVWMQLGVIHEEAARYAKEHGLTVVMDRCIKVDHALLLGRRS
- a CDS encoding serine/threonine protein kinase; translation: MNHEQVRRHFAERWKNIAPPIQKIRIRTYPDNRRVSVGPLPPGYFLVGRGTDAAVIGTVHDPSIVFKIYGPDRLHKVREEAEVYRRLGDSPFFCRFLGQGEGFLVLSREKGPTFHECLEKGIPVPEQAMRDVEKAREHVRQCGLNPKGIHLRNILLVDGRAKVVDVAEFLGTGRDRRWDWLALGYRTVYPLIRGRAVPHWLLEAVKRVSRLNVHKLRRWNLKTGTERSR
- a CDS encoding DUF3054 domain-containing protein: MRQAKRHALILASGDFFLLLIFSWLGRITHHLPADLPSVLKTAFPFVAAWIPVAWSFRLYHAASRGWKTAMFRTFAAVLITVGLGVQLRAWMLGRPFDALFASVTFLTLCPLFLMWRIPLERKRRRT